The Triticum aestivum cultivar Chinese Spring chromosome 4B, IWGSC CS RefSeq v2.1, whole genome shotgun sequence sequence GGAAAACGAATATAGCTATTCGTGGGTGGTAGAGTGAGGAGCAACAATGTGTGTGGTCACATGCAACGTGATGAGATGGATACACACACCGACGATGAAACTTAGAAAGGCTAGCTGTAGCTGACAGGTCCATTGCTTGCTGTGATGGCTCACTGGTTAGTTATGTTTGTCTCAAAATGCTTAAAAGGAAAACCACTATGGCAAGATAGCGTGACTCATTTGCATCGACGCGTAGTCGTTTGGCAGTTCCTCTTCTGTGGTGCTAGGCTCCTAGCCACGTGTTGAACAAGTTTCTTTGGCTTTCCCGACGGTTTGAAGTACCATTTCTCTGAAATACCGGGGCAATTTTAAGGCCGATCGTAGATGTAAATCCAAAAGTACACACGATATCAGTACGAGCATGAAGAACACTCCATGATACTCGCGTGATGAGCGTGGTGGCCAAATACAGATATCAAATCGAAAAGTAAAAATATATGCAATTAATCAATCTTCCAACACCTCACATGTTCATCTGCCATCTTCCACACATACACAAGACGGAATCCTTCTCAGGCAATGGCTTCCTTCTCCTGTTCCTCCTCTAGTAGTGTGATGAGCGTGATGGGCGTGATCTTGCTGCTCTTCTCCGTCCTCCTTGCGGCTGCCGAAGCACCTGTGCCTGCGCGGTCGGCCAGCGACCAGATGATACTTGCCGCATGCAAGACCGTCGGCGGCGGGAGCACCTACTTCGACGTCACGTTCTGCCTGGGTGCCCTCGGCtccgcgggcggcgccggcggctaccaagacctcgccgccgtcgccgtggaCCTCCTCGCGACCAACGCCACCAGCACGGAGGCCAAGATCGACCGCCTGCTCGGTGGCAGCGGCGTGGAGGTCAAGGCGGATGACGCCGCCCTGGCGCGGTGCCTCCGGTCGTGCCAGTCGCTGTACGGCGGCATAGTGGACGACGGGCCTGCGTGCACCGCCGCGGTCAATGGCGGGAGGTTCGGCGAGGCGACAGCGATCCTGGAGAAGGCCGCGGCCGCGGCCAAGGAGTGCGAGGGCGGGTTCGAGAAGAGCAGCGCGGCTTCGCCGCTGACGGCGGAGGACGACGACGCGTTCAAGCTCGCAAAGCTCGCCGTCGCGTTGCTCCGTTTTGCTTCAGAGCCCGGAAACGGACATTGCTGCTACTGATGTTTCGaattttttttttgttcttttctttttttgagtaTTTTCGTATATTGCATAATAACATTCTTGATTAGTTGTTCTATTTGTAACCGTGCCTTGGAACTGCCaagggcttgggaaccccgaggcagttcgtGAGCTTCGCAATATTGCAAGGCAAGAAGGGCCTGCTCTGGTTTTTGTCATGGAGACTAAGATAAGAGGCAAGAGAGTTGAGGATCTGCGGCACACTCTAGGGTTTGCAGGCAGTTTTGTTGTGGACAGCGACGGTCTAAGCGGAGGCTTAGGACTGTTCTGGTCCAATGAGGTGAAAGTGGAACTGAAGAATTACAGCAAGAATCATATTGATGTATTGGTACAGGAAGATGCAGATAGCACGGTCAGCCGGCGCTTCACGGGGTTCTATGGAGCGCCGGAAGCAGCAGATCGCCACCATAGTTGGCGCTTTTTGCGTACTCTGCATGCCATGCCTCACGATGCATGGCTTTGCATCGGTGACTTCAACGAAACCCTCTATCCCCATGAACACTTTAGTCTCTCAGCCCGTCCTGAGTGGCAGATGAGGAATTTTCGTGAAGTGACCGATGAGTGTGCTCTCCAAGATCTAGGTTGGTCAGGTGTTTCATACACATGGGACAATGGTCAAGCCGGAGATGCCAATGTCAAGGCCAGGCTCGACGGGGCCTTTGCCAATGAAGCGTTCAGACTTATGCAGTGGAGTCAGATCATTGCTTTGTTGTGACAGAATTCAGGCACCATGCACTCCCACATCGATCGTTCAAGCAAAAGCAATTCCGTTACAAGAATGTTTGGCAGTCACACCAGGATTACGAGGAGCTTATAGCGTCCTCTTGGCGCAGCCATGATCGCAACCCTGGTATGCAAGGAATAATGGACTCCCTTGGGGAGCTCCAGCAGCAACTCGAGCCCTGGGGAGCCCGAGAGTTCAGTAGCCTGTCGAGATCGGTACGCAATCTGCAAAAACGACTAGACCGGCTACGACACCACTCAGTTGGCCGTGGCCCAACAGAAGAGGAGAAAAGAATTGTGTTCCAACTCAGAGATACTCTCCGCCTTCAAGAGGTTTGGCTCCGGCAACGATCTCGAGTTTCGTGGTTGCGCGTGGGAGACCGCAACACGGCTTATTTCCAAGCACAAGCAAGATAGAGGCAGCGTACTAACCGAATAGCTTCTCTCACAAGAGCAGATGGCTCTGTTTGTGTTACGGAACAGGAGTGAAAGAGGAAATTTCAGCTTTTTTCAGGCTCTATACTCGTCGCAAGGCGTCCATGATGCTAATGCGCTGTTATCACATGTTCCTACCCGGGTTACTCCGGCTATGAATGACCTCCTATGCAAGCCGTTCGAACCACCCGAAGTTCGCCATGCTCTCTTCCAAATGGCTCCATCCAAGGCGCCGGGCGTGGACGGTTTCACGGCGGGTTTTTTCTAGCGCCACTGGGAGCTATTGGGAGAAGATGTAACCAAAGTGGTGCTGGATTTTCTCAATGGTGGTGAACTACCCACGGGCATAAATGATACATCGATCACTTTCATCCCAAAGgtacgttgatgacccacaagtataggggatctatcgtagtcctttcgataagtaagagtgtcgaacccaacgaggagcagaaggaaatgataagcggttttcagctaggtattctctgcaagtactgaaataagtggtaacagatagttatgtgataggataaattgtaacgagcaacaagtaacaaaagtaaataaagtgcagcaaggtggcccaatcctttttgtagcaaaggacaagcctggacaaactcttatgataggaaaagcggtcccgaggacacatgagaatatcgtcaagctagttttcatcacgctcatatgattcgcgttcggtactttgataatttgatatgtgggtggaccggtgcttgggtgttgttcttacttgaacaagcatcccacttatgattaacctctattgcaagcatccgcaactacaacaaaagtattaagataaacctaaccatagcatgaaacatatggatccaaatcagccccttacgaagcaacgcataaactagggtttaagcttctgtcactctagcaacccatcatctacttattacttcccaatgccttcctctaggcccaaataatggtgaagtgttatgtagtcgacgttcacataacaccaccagaggctAGACAatatacatcttatcaaaatatcgaacgaataccaaattcacatgactactaatagcaagacttctcccttgtcctcaggaacaaacgtaactactcataaagcatattcatgttcataatcagagggttaataatgtgcataaaggatctgaacatatgatcttccaccaattaaaccaactagcatcaactacaaggagtaatcaacactactagcaacctactagcaccaatgcctgacttggagacaagaattggatacaagagatgaactagggtttggagatgagatggtgctggtgaagatgttgatcgag is a genomic window containing:
- the LOC123094688 gene encoding uncharacterized protein, whose translation is MASFSCSSSSSVMSVMGVILLLFSVLLAAAEAPVPARSASDQMILAACKTVGGGSTYFDVTFCLGALGSAGGAGGYQDLAAVAVDLLATNATSTEAKIDRLLGGSGVEVKADDAALARCLRSCQSLYGGIVDDGPACTAAVNGGRFGEATAILEKAAAAAKECEGGFEKSSAASPLTAEDDDAFKLAKLAVALLRFASEPGNGHCCY